GGCCTTGGTCACGGCGTCGTAGAAATCCTTGGCGCGATACATGCCCAGCGTGGGCGAAAGCTTTTCGTGGGCAAACGCTTCCTCCTCCCCGACCGAGATCACCTCGCCGATCAGCACTTTGGTATACGGCGGCACCTTGATGCCAGCCATCTCGGCGATTTTCAGTGCGCTCTGGCCGACAATATCGGCATTGAGCCCACCGTTCACCAAGATCACCTTGCGCACTGCCTCGGCATCCTTCTTGGTCAGGATATGGCCGCCGTTCTGGATGAAGCGCTCGCGCACCTTGTCGTAGATCGTATCGACCACGATCACAGCCTGCTCGGAGGCGCAGACCACGCCGTTATCGAAAGTCTTGGACATCAGGATGGAGGCCACCGCACGCTTGATGTCGGCGGTTTCGTCGATCACCACGGGGGTATTACCGGCGCCGACGCCAATGGCCGGTTTGCCACTGGAATACGCCGCACGCACCATGCCTGGGCCACCCGTGGCCAGGATCAGGTTCACATCCGGGTGACGCATCAGGTGATTGGACAGCTCGACCGACGGCTTGTCGATCCAGCCGATGATGTCCTTGGGGGCACCAGCCTTGACCGCCGCTTCCAACACCAGCCGCGCCGCTTCATTGGTCGACTGCTTGGCACGCGGGTGTGGGCTGAAGATGATCGCATTACGCGTCTTCAACGAGATCAGCGCCTTGAAGATCGCGGTGGACGTCGGATTGGTGGTCGGCACGATGCCGCAGATGATGCCGATCGGCTCGGCAATGGTGATGGTGCCGAAGTTGTCGTCGGTGGAGACGACACCACAGGTCTTGTCGTCCTTGTACTTGTTGTAAATGTACTCGGAGGCAAAGTGGTTCTTGATCACCTTGTCCTCGACCACGCCCATGCCAGTTTCGCTTGCAGCCATCTTGGCCAGCGGAATCCGCGCATCGGCAGCGGCCAGAGCAGCAGCCCGGAAAATCTCATCGACCTGCTGTTGGGAATACGTTGCAAACAACTGCTGCGCCTTCTTGACCCGAGCGACCAGTGCGTCCAGTTCCTGCACGGTGGTGACAGTCATCGGTGTTCTCCTAGCTTGTACGTTGATTGGCATCCGGATGGCATGTTGTCCTGATAGCGCCTGCGCCAGCTCCGTGCCGCGCTTTCGTCGCTTCCTTCCGACGACCGCATGCTCAAGATACGCCAGCGCTATGAGAAAGAAATTGATCTGGCACAGAGATTTGCTTTAACTGCTACATGACATGTAATAATGTATATTATGTAAAGTGATATCCAGAGTAACAACGCTGCCGCAGCGTCACTTGCGCCTTGTAAGCTTGGGTTGGCCGCCCCAAGCAACATCCCCACCAGCGCCAGGCACACGGCCAACTTCCCAAACCGCTGGTTCCAAAAACCCTGCCAGAACTCCCGCTTCTTCTCGTCCTTCTCGCGGGCCAGCTCCGCGGCCGCGATGATGAGGGATGGCAGGGAAACGTGAAAAAAACAGCCGTTTATGACTTAAATTATTGATTTGTATGAATTGTTTTTGCATTTTTGACGGGGTTTTTCTTGCCCCTTCCTGGTGCTCGTCATCTACCCTTGAGGGCCTACCGCAGCCAGAGACGCGAGCAATTTTGCTTGGATGTCGACCGTTGCTTGCAGCCGTATGCCTTCTGCGTCGCGGACCCGCAGAAGATCAGCGCTCTCGACCAGCCGCTGTTCCACTGCCTCCGTGGCTAAGCGCTGCTGCTCTAGATGGGCGACCAGGTTCTCATTGGCAGTTTCGAGGCTCGATATTCGCTGCGTGCTTGTGGCGTAGGCCTTTTCCAGCTTGCCAAGCGCCTCTTCTGCCTGCCGGGCTGCTTTACGTGCCGCGGGTAATTCAGTTGTCGTCCGCGCCAACTCTTGAAGACTCCGCGTGAGCTCATCTTGCTTGATTACCAGCGATTGATTCAACGTTCGGATCTCGACCTGCAACTGCTGAATCTGGTGCTCATGTCGACGTAGCTCCTGCTCCCGTTGCTCCTTGTTCGACTGCCGATAGTGCTCCAGAGCCTCTCTGGCATGCTGATGCTTCTCATCAAGGGAGCGTTGGTGAGTTCTGCTGTCCTCAAGGTGGCTCGTTAGGTTCGAGACCTCTTGTGAGAGGCGTTGTTTCTCGACGTGGGTGCCGGCGAGCTCTTGTTCGACAGCCGCTCTGCGGGCGGTTTCTTCTCGCAGCGCCAGTTCGGTTCGTTGTAGCTGATCACTTAGACCCGTGTTTTCTTGGCGCAGCTGCGTAATTGCGCCCTCTTTCTCGTGCAGTTTTGCTTCGAGCTGCTGGCGCTGTTCAACCCACCGTGCTTCCGCCTCTTCATGCAAGCGCGCGCCGAGGCGACTTGCCAGCTCTTGGATTGCTTCGCTTACCGCGACGGATTTGCCTGTGCCGCCGCCGTCCTCTTCTTCCAGCTCGCGTAAATAACGCTGAATCGTGGTACGCGACCCGGTATTGCCGAGCTCGGCGCGTACCGCATCGATCGAAGGGTTTCGTCCTTGCGATACCAGGCGCTCCCTCGCCCGTTGCACCTCGCTTTTGTGGATTCCGCTTCGCGCCATGACTGCCTCACTCGAATTTCATACGTGGTATGTATCATGTACATACACAAAAATATTGGCAAACTTATATCGACAATCGGCATATATATCACACGTGATAATGAAGGATTATCACGTGTTATGGCCTAGGCTGTGCACTTAGCGAGCTTTGCTGGGTACGAAACCGCTATATCGACTGCTTTTGAAGCTACCACCTATGCATACCGTGTTCACGACGACACGACGCGGCAATAGCGGGAGACATTGCGCATATCGTTA
This region of Chitinolyticbacter meiyuanensis genomic DNA includes:
- a CDS encoding DNA-binding protein, encoding MARSGIHKSEVQRARERLVSQGRNPSIDAVRAELGNTGSRTTIQRYLRELEEEDGGGTGKSVAVSEAIQELASRLGARLHEEAEARWVEQRQQLEAKLHEKEGAITQLRQENTGLSDQLQRTELALREETARRAAVEQELAGTHVEKQRLSQEVSNLTSHLEDSRTHQRSLDEKHQHAREALEHYRQSNKEQREQELRRHEHQIQQLQVEIRTLNQSLVIKQDELTRSLQELARTTTELPAARKAARQAEEALGKLEKAYATSTQRISSLETANENLVAHLEQQRLATEAVEQRLVESADLLRVRDAEGIRLQATVDIQAKLLASLAAVGPQG